Proteins found in one Methylobacterium sp. CB376 genomic segment:
- a CDS encoding type II toxin-antitoxin system Phd/YefM family antitoxin, translating into MATYTAKEAAARLPELLDRAAEGEEVVITRPDGEPVRLVAEDQELVAPGPVTEAEIAWLRANRVTLAEPVGFTARVREMRDEDP; encoded by the coding sequence ATGGCAACCTACACGGCCAAGGAAGCCGCCGCGCGCCTGCCCGAACTCCTGGACCGGGCGGCGGAGGGCGAGGAGGTGGTGATCACGCGGCCGGACGGCGAGCCCGTCCGCCTCGTGGCCGAGGATCAGGAGTTGGTCGCGCCGGGACCGGTCACCGAAGCCGAGATCGCGTGGTTGCGCGCGAACAGGGTGACGCTCGCGGAGCCGGTCGGCTTCACCGCCCGCGTCCGCGAAATGCGGGACGAAGACCCTTGA